A genomic segment from Bradyrhizobium diazoefficiens USDA 110 encodes:
- a CDS encoding phasin family protein has product MFKVEDFQSYGKEQFEQCVASATSVQHGLQAIASAYGDYTKKSFEDTKSFVEKLSGVKSLDKAMEAQTDFARSAYETFVAESQKIAGLYSDLAKQAFKPVETIVSKFTPAAN; this is encoded by the coding sequence ATGTTCAAGGTTGAAGACTTTCAGAGCTACGGGAAAGAGCAGTTCGAGCAGTGCGTCGCCTCCGCGACCTCGGTGCAGCACGGCCTCCAGGCAATCGCCAGCGCCTACGGCGACTACACCAAGAAGTCGTTCGAAGACACCAAGTCCTTCGTCGAGAAGCTTTCCGGCGTGAAGTCGCTGGACAAGGCGATGGAAGCGCAGACCGACTTCGCCCGTTCCGCCTACGAGACCTTCGTCGCGGAATCGCAGAAGATTGCCGGCCTCTACAGCGACCTCGCCAAGCAGGCATTCAAGCCGGTCGAGACCATCGTGTCGAAGTTCACCCCGGCCGCCAACTAA
- a CDS encoding D-alanyl-D-alanine carboxypeptidase: MLRKNLSSSRLARVGVFGLLTVTTAVIFTTDAAEARRHRRHYAHHRVQRDVSESSSPKFASIIVDGNSGSVLQATSPDGIRHPASLTKIMTLYLLFERLESGKMKLDTEMPVSQHAADQDPTKLNLRAGQTIRVEDAIKGLVTRSANDAAVVIAEAIAGDEDDFAQMMTRKARSLGMSKTVYRNANGLPNDEQVTTARDQATLGRAIQERFPRYYRYFATSTFNWRGQSIRNHNHLLGSVEGVDGIKTGYTRASGFNLVTSMRRGNRHLIGVVLGGRSGGSRDAIMRNLLAENLDKGATSHTVAAVTERSGADAAAEVADASDTPARTAPQVQAAAAPAPEAAPSRLASRLSTLAAATAAMPPAQPKPEARPTESKIEPAPLTNGVISSQPLSIIPGSSEPMKPVRVKTVQVKAGTVKVASAAPSQVAPQITNTVASRSDVAETSGAVVARADLINKPEIQSQPEAPKAEVARTELPRQPAGFGTGNGVLGVLPAATAAAPAPVAPKLASADPAPQAIQMSATTKPVVTHSGWIVQVGALESENEAQQRIDAARSSARGLLSKADPFTEPVVAKDNRKLYRARFAGLERDQAEAVCRALKRADISCITVRN; the protein is encoded by the coding sequence ATGCTTCGTAAAAACTTGTCTTCCTCGCGCTTGGCGCGGGTCGGGGTTTTCGGGCTTCTTACGGTCACCACCGCGGTCATCTTCACCACCGATGCCGCCGAGGCGCGGCGTCACCGCCGCCACTACGCGCACCACCGGGTGCAGCGCGACGTGTCCGAGAGCTCCAGCCCGAAATTCGCGTCGATCATCGTCGACGGCAATTCCGGCTCCGTGCTCCAGGCAACGAGCCCCGACGGGATCCGCCATCCGGCGTCGCTGACCAAGATCATGACGCTCTATCTGCTGTTCGAGCGTCTCGAGTCCGGCAAGATGAAGCTCGACACCGAGATGCCGGTGTCGCAGCACGCCGCCGATCAGGATCCGACCAAGCTGAACCTGCGTGCCGGCCAGACCATCCGTGTCGAGGACGCGATCAAGGGTCTCGTCACCCGCTCCGCCAACGACGCAGCCGTGGTGATCGCGGAAGCGATCGCCGGCGACGAGGACGACTTCGCCCAGATGATGACGCGCAAGGCGCGTTCGCTCGGCATGTCCAAGACGGTCTACCGGAACGCCAACGGCCTTCCCAACGACGAGCAGGTCACGACCGCGCGCGATCAGGCCACGCTCGGCCGCGCCATCCAGGAGCGCTTCCCGCGCTACTACCGCTATTTCGCGACCTCGACGTTCAACTGGCGCGGCCAGTCGATCCGGAACCATAACCACCTGCTCGGCAGCGTCGAGGGCGTGGACGGCATCAAGACCGGCTACACCCGCGCCTCCGGCTTCAACCTCGTGACCTCGATGCGCCGCGGCAACCGCCACCTGATCGGCGTGGTGCTGGGCGGCCGCAGCGGCGGTTCGCGCGACGCCATCATGCGCAACCTGCTCGCGGAGAACCTCGACAAGGGCGCGACCAGCCACACCGTCGCCGCGGTTACCGAGCGTAGCGGCGCTGACGCCGCTGCCGAGGTCGCCGATGCGTCGGATACCCCGGCCCGCACCGCTCCGCAGGTCCAGGCCGCGGCCGCCCCTGCTCCCGAAGCAGCCCCGTCGCGTCTCGCCTCGCGCCTGTCCACGCTTGCGGCCGCCACCGCCGCAATGCCACCCGCTCAGCCCAAGCCTGAAGCTCGGCCGACTGAATCCAAGATCGAGCCCGCGCCGCTCACCAATGGCGTGATCTCCAGCCAGCCGCTCTCGATCATCCCGGGCTCGTCCGAACCGATGAAGCCGGTCCGGGTCAAGACGGTGCAGGTCAAGGCCGGCACCGTGAAGGTCGCCTCCGCCGCCCCGTCGCAGGTCGCGCCGCAGATTACCAACACGGTTGCCTCCCGCTCCGACGTCGCGGAAACCTCCGGCGCCGTCGTCGCCCGGGCCGATCTGATCAACAAGCCCGAGATCCAGAGCCAACCGGAAGCGCCGAAGGCGGAAGTCGCCCGCACCGAGCTGCCACGCCAGCCGGCCGGCTTCGGCACCGGCAACGGCGTCCTCGGCGTGCTGCCGGCTGCGACCGCCGCCGCGCCCGCCCCGGTCGCTCCGAAGCTCGCCTCCGCCGACCCGGCGCCGCAGGCGATCCAGATGAGCGCCACCACCAAGCCGGTCGTCACGCACAGCGGCTGGATCGTCCAGGTCGGCGCGCTCGAGAGCGAGAACGAAGCCCAGCAGCGCATCGACGCAGCGCGCAGCTCGGCCCGCGGCCTGCTCAGCAAGGCGGATCCGTTCACCGAGCCGGTCGTCGCCAAGGACAATCGCAAGCTCTACCGCGCCCGCTTCGCCGGGCTCGAGCGGGATCAGGCCGAAGCCGTCTGCCGCGCCCTGAAGCGCGCCGACATCTCCTGCATCACCGTCCGCAACTGA
- a CDS encoding DnaJ domain-containing protein, whose amino-acid sequence MTLIAGAVAVITLYLLLQMFRAANPAVLARTIKFGGGVVALAVAAFTGLRGELAVAIPLGIFGAGLLGWTPLTNAGFGNIGGLFGGGAAPAPGQASRVRSQFLDMRLDHDSGRLGGQIVAGPHAGRDLDEFDLAGLLAMVPAFDAESVALLESYLDRRFPAWRQNAQGDAAGGQRRTAASGKMTTEEAYQILGLQPGAGRDDISRAHKSLMKKLHPDQGGSTYLAARVNEAKDTLLRTHNG is encoded by the coding sequence ATGACCCTGATCGCTGGCGCTGTCGCCGTTATCACGCTGTATCTGCTGCTTCAGATGTTCCGCGCCGCCAACCCGGCGGTGCTGGCGCGCACTATCAAGTTCGGCGGCGGCGTGGTCGCGCTGGCGGTCGCAGCCTTCACGGGCTTGCGGGGCGAGCTGGCCGTCGCGATCCCGCTCGGGATTTTCGGCGCCGGGCTGCTCGGCTGGACGCCGTTGACGAACGCCGGCTTCGGCAATATCGGCGGGCTGTTCGGTGGCGGTGCGGCGCCTGCGCCCGGGCAGGCCTCGCGCGTGCGCTCGCAATTCCTCGACATGCGGCTCGATCACGATTCCGGCCGACTCGGAGGCCAGATCGTTGCCGGGCCTCACGCCGGGCGCGATCTCGACGAGTTCGATCTCGCCGGCCTGCTGGCGATGGTCCCGGCGTTCGACGCCGAGAGCGTGGCCTTACTTGAAAGCTATCTGGACCGCAGGTTTCCCGCCTGGCGTCAGAACGCGCAGGGCGATGCGGCAGGGGGGCAGCGCCGCACGGCGGCGAGCGGCAAAATGACGACGGAGGAGGCCTATCAGATCCTTGGCTTGCAGCCGGGAGCGGGGCGCGACGACATCAGCCGGGCCCACAAGTCCCTGATGAAGAAACTCCATCCCGACCAGGGGGGCTCGACGTATCTCGCTGCCCGGGTAAACGAGGCCAAGGATACTCTGCTTCGCACGCATAACGGCTAA
- the tehA gene encoding dicarboxylate transporter/tellurite-resistance protein TehA, with protein sequence MRSGFKPPIVPAAFFGIVLGLAGLGNAWRAAHQVWHLPAIVGEILLALASIVWALLLVLFILRWILARAESLSEAHHPVQCCFIGLAGVSTMLIAIAAEPYSHLAAEILFGLGAAFTLGFALWRTGLLWRGNRDHTATTPVLYLPTVAGGFVTAAVSSVLGYPDWGQLAFGIALFSWLAIESVLLHRLYTVATLPVALRPTLGIQLAPPAVGAVAYLAINGGVPDMVAHVLVGYGLMMALLLLRLLPWIMEQPFSVSYWGFTFGATALAIAPIRMAGHGDTGAIALLAPWLFGAANIVVGLIALGTLRLILQGRLLPPVAAPPPTQAAPA encoded by the coding sequence ATGCGTAGCGGATTCAAGCCGCCGATCGTGCCGGCCGCCTTCTTCGGCATCGTGCTTGGCCTTGCCGGCCTCGGCAATGCCTGGCGCGCCGCGCATCAGGTCTGGCATTTGCCGGCGATCGTCGGCGAGATCCTGCTCGCGCTCGCCTCCATCGTCTGGGCGCTGCTGCTCGTTCTCTTCATCCTGCGCTGGATCCTCGCGCGCGCCGAGTCGCTCAGTGAAGCCCATCATCCGGTACAATGCTGCTTTATTGGTCTCGCCGGCGTCTCCACCATGCTGATCGCGATCGCGGCGGAGCCCTACTCGCACCTTGCCGCCGAGATCCTGTTCGGCCTTGGCGCGGCGTTCACGCTCGGCTTCGCGCTGTGGCGGACGGGGTTGTTGTGGCGCGGCAATCGCGATCACACCGCGACGACACCGGTCCTGTATCTGCCGACCGTTGCCGGCGGCTTCGTCACCGCGGCGGTTTCTTCGGTGCTCGGCTACCCCGATTGGGGACAGCTTGCCTTCGGCATCGCGCTGTTTTCCTGGCTCGCAATTGAATCCGTGCTGCTACATCGGCTCTACACGGTCGCGACACTTCCAGTCGCACTGCGGCCGACGCTCGGCATCCAGCTGGCGCCGCCCGCGGTCGGTGCCGTCGCCTATCTCGCGATCAATGGCGGCGTGCCCGACATGGTCGCGCATGTCCTCGTCGGCTACGGACTGATGATGGCGCTGCTGCTGCTTCGCCTGCTGCCGTGGATCATGGAGCAGCCGTTCTCGGTGTCGTACTGGGGCTTCACCTTCGGCGCCACCGCGCTTGCGATCGCACCGATCCGCATGGCCGGCCACGGCGACACCGGTGCGATCGCGCTGCTCGCGCCATGGCTGTTCGGAGCCGCCAACATCGTGGTCGGATTGATCGCGCTGGGCACGCTGCGCCTGATCCTGCAGGGACGCCTGCTGCCGCCGGTCGCAGCGCCGCCGCCAACGCAAGCCGCGCCAGCGTAA
- a CDS encoding alpha/beta fold hydrolase codes for MKRGIAVLVSVSALCGIAYFTASKWAIRHETITFYDASRDNRPVPVDIAIRRDKEMQANAGMITMPVAVINHGNTVKNTEYGFLANIFAARGYLVVSPQHDLPTDPPMVTKPGELYVGRLPQILRGVANIHLAMQEMKKVQPNADYEKVTMVGHSMGGDITMYFAKQYPDEVKKVVTLDNLRVPFVTAGKFKILSFRSTDPQFKTDAGVIPSDEECEKAGIQVVKTEFQHNDMRDTGPDVAKNSIQGMLDKFLSATDSEVGPVDTQSSPPKILEPGPVALMAPAKS; via the coding sequence ATGAAGCGTGGAATTGCCGTTCTGGTTTCGGTCAGTGCCCTCTGCGGCATCGCCTATTTCACGGCGAGCAAGTGGGCCATCAGGCACGAGACCATCACCTTCTACGACGCTTCGCGCGACAACCGTCCCGTGCCCGTCGATATCGCGATCCGTCGCGACAAGGAAATGCAGGCCAATGCCGGCATGATCACGATGCCTGTCGCCGTGATCAACCATGGCAATACCGTCAAGAACACCGAGTACGGCTTCCTTGCTAACATTTTCGCTGCGCGCGGCTACCTCGTCGTGAGCCCGCAGCATGATTTGCCGACCGATCCTCCGATGGTGACCAAGCCCGGCGAGCTCTATGTCGGCCGGTTGCCGCAGATCCTGCGCGGCGTGGCCAATATCCACCTGGCGATGCAGGAGATGAAGAAGGTTCAGCCCAACGCCGACTACGAGAAGGTGACGATGGTCGGCCACTCCATGGGCGGCGACATCACGATGTACTTCGCCAAGCAGTATCCGGATGAGGTCAAGAAGGTCGTCACGCTGGACAATCTGCGCGTGCCGTTCGTGACCGCCGGCAAGTTCAAGATCCTGTCGTTCCGCTCCACCGATCCGCAGTTCAAGACCGATGCGGGGGTGATCCCGAGCGACGAGGAATGCGAGAAGGCCGGCATCCAGGTCGTGAAGACCGAATTCCAGCACAACGACATGCGCGACACCGGTCCGGATGTGGCCAAGAACTCGATCCAAGGCATGCTCGACAAATTCCTGAGCGCGACTGACAGCGAGGTAGGGCCGGTCGATACGCAATCGTCTCCACCCAAGATTCTCGAGCCCGGTCCGGTCGCTCTGATGGCGCCTGCCAAGAGCTGA
- a CDS encoding division plane positioning ATPase MipZ yields MLVQASQGQSGSAHVVVLGNEKGGSGKSTTALHIAVALLKAGQRVATIDLDCRQQSFTHYINNRAAWARRTKLDLELPVHRCIKLGETMQIAENENSEFQQFMEAVSAVESSFDFIVIDTPGTDSYLMRLAHSMADTLVTPINDSFLDFDVLGTVDPANYAVTGESHYAEMVRDTRRKRRQLDGSSTDWIVVRNRLSMLGSRNKQLVADGLKDLSLRLGFRYIDGFAERVVYREFFPRGLTALDEIDEATLGMRPNLGHLTAREEVTSLLRQLKLPLDERGRRRAANRAEWFSQVDKPLEVHDILGA; encoded by the coding sequence ATGCTTGTGCAGGCTAGCCAGGGCCAATCCGGCTCGGCGCACGTCGTTGTGCTGGGCAACGAGAAGGGCGGCTCCGGCAAATCGACCACTGCCTTGCACATCGCGGTCGCGCTCCTGAAGGCCGGTCAGCGCGTTGCCACCATCGACCTCGACTGCCGCCAGCAAAGCTTCACCCACTACATCAACAACCGCGCCGCCTGGGCCCGTCGCACCAAGCTCGATCTCGAGCTGCCGGTGCATCGCTGCATCAAGCTCGGCGAGACCATGCAGATTGCCGAGAACGAGAACTCCGAGTTCCAGCAGTTCATGGAGGCGGTCTCTGCGGTCGAGAGCAGTTTCGATTTCATCGTCATCGATACGCCCGGCACCGACAGCTACCTGATGCGGCTCGCCCATTCGATGGCCGACACGCTGGTCACGCCGATCAACGACAGCTTCCTCGATTTCGACGTGCTCGGCACCGTCGACCCCGCCAACTATGCGGTCACCGGCGAGAGCCACTATGCCGAGATGGTGCGGGATACCCGCCGCAAGCGTCGCCAGCTCGACGGCTCGAGCACCGACTGGATCGTGGTGCGCAACCGCCTGTCCATGCTCGGCTCCCGCAACAAGCAGCTTGTCGCCGACGGCTTGAAGGATTTGTCGCTGCGGCTCGGCTTCCGCTACATCGACGGTTTCGCCGAGCGCGTCGTCTACCGCGAATTCTTCCCGCGCGGCCTCACTGCGCTCGACGAGATCGACGAGGCGACGCTCGGCATGCGGCCCAATCTCGGCCATCTCACCGCGCGGGAAGAGGTGACGAGCCTGCTCCGCCAGCTCAAGCTGCCGCTCGACGAGCGCGGCCGCCGCCGCGCGGCCAACCGCGCCGAGTGGTTCAGCCAGGTCGACAAGCCGCTCGAGGTCCACGACATCCTCGGCGCCTGA
- the panC gene encoding pantoate--beta-alanine ligase: protein MSRSPLIARTVPALRRAADNLRKRKATIALVPTMGALHDGHVSLVRLAKRRASRVVVSIFVNPTQFAPTEDFGAYPRTWKADIAKLAAEDVDIVWHPGVEAMYPEGFATRIVPEGPALAGLEDRFRPHFFGGVATVVGKLFTQCRPDFAIFGEKDFQQLRVVTQMARDLDLGVKVIGSRTVRERDGLAMSSRNVYLSPQERQTATTLYRAMKDSAGRIRAGEAIASAMARGAATIKAAGFVLDYFEARHAETLAQVTSRKDGPLRILVAAKLGTTRLIDNIAV, encoded by the coding sequence ATGTCACGAAGCCCTCTGATCGCCCGCACGGTCCCTGCGCTCCGACGCGCCGCCGACAATCTTCGCAAGCGAAAGGCCACGATCGCGCTGGTCCCGACCATGGGGGCGCTCCATGACGGGCATGTGTCGCTGGTGCGCCTCGCGAAGCGGCGCGCCAGCCGCGTCGTAGTCTCGATCTTCGTCAACCCGACTCAATTCGCCCCGACCGAGGATTTCGGCGCCTATCCCCGAACCTGGAAGGCCGACATCGCCAAGCTCGCGGCCGAGGACGTCGACATCGTCTGGCACCCGGGCGTCGAGGCCATGTATCCGGAGGGCTTTGCGACCCGAATCGTGCCGGAGGGTCCGGCCCTGGCCGGCCTCGAGGATCGCTTCCGGCCCCACTTTTTCGGTGGCGTCGCCACCGTCGTCGGAAAGCTGTTCACGCAATGCCGGCCGGACTTTGCGATCTTCGGCGAGAAAGACTTTCAGCAACTGCGGGTGGTGACGCAGATGGCGCGGGACCTCGATCTCGGCGTCAAGGTGATCGGCTCCCGCACCGTGCGCGAGCGCGACGGGCTCGCGATGTCATCGCGCAACGTCTATCTCTCACCGCAGGAGCGGCAGACCGCGACCACGCTCTACCGCGCCATGAAGGACAGCGCCGGCCGCATTCGCGCCGGCGAGGCCATCGCGTCGGCGATGGCGCGCGGCGCCGCGACCATCAAGGCGGCCGGCTTCGTGCTCGACTATTTCGAGGCCCGCCACGCCGAGACGCTGGCACAGGTCACCTCGCGCAAGGACGGCCCCTTGCGGATCCTGGTCGCAGCCAAGCTCGGCACGACCCGGCTGATCGACAATATCGCGGTCTAA
- a CDS encoding DUF1489 family protein — protein MPLHLIKLAVGCDSVKELKEWVAERMQTAKKKGLPQHHIHITRMVPKRDAEILSGGSLYWVIKGEIAAREKIIGIEPFRDKDGIGRCRIVMQPKVIPVSPRPMRPFQGWRYLADDSVPPDLGKSAAGTIAAMPEPMRRELRDLGLL, from the coding sequence ATGCCACTCCATCTGATCAAGCTCGCCGTCGGCTGCGACTCCGTCAAGGAATTGAAGGAGTGGGTGGCCGAACGGATGCAGACCGCCAAGAAGAAGGGTCTGCCGCAACATCACATCCACATCACCCGAATGGTGCCCAAGCGCGACGCCGAGATCCTCTCGGGCGGGTCGCTCTATTGGGTCATCAAGGGCGAGATCGCCGCGCGCGAAAAGATCATCGGCATCGAGCCGTTCCGCGACAAGGACGGCATCGGGCGCTGCCGGATCGTGATGCAGCCGAAGGTGATCCCGGTCTCGCCGCGGCCGATGCGACCGTTCCAGGGCTGGCGCTATCTCGCGGACGATTCCGTACCGCCCGATCTCGGCAAGTCCGCCGCCGGCACGATCGCGGCGATGCCGGAGCCGATGCGGCGCGAGCTGCGCGATCTCGGATTGCTCTGA
- a CDS encoding YidB family protein, with product MGILDSLENNPALRSALGQLGAAVLPAVLSEVLGSNNQGGLSAIVAKLQQAGFGDQVKSWLGNGQNLPISADQLRAVLGNDTVRQLAARYNIPVDQLGQILAQELPKAVDQASPQGHLPHTA from the coding sequence ATGGGAATCCTGGACTCGCTGGAAAACAACCCCGCGCTCCGCAGCGCGCTCGGCCAGCTCGGCGCCGCCGTGCTGCCGGCCGTCTTGAGCGAGGTGCTCGGCAGCAACAATCAGGGCGGCCTCAGCGCGATCGTGGCCAAGCTTCAGCAGGCCGGGTTCGGTGACCAGGTCAAATCCTGGCTCGGCAACGGCCAGAACCTGCCGATCTCGGCCGACCAGCTCCGCGCGGTGCTCGGCAACGACACCGTCCGCCAGCTGGCTGCGCGCTACAACATCCCGGTTGACCAGCTGGGCCAGATCCTGGCCCAGGAGCTGCCCAAGGCGGTGGACCAGGCCAGCCCGCAGGGTCATCTGCCCCATACCGCCTGA
- a CDS encoding glutathione S-transferase family protein, which translates to MAALKLAIGNKNYSSWSMRPWLALRANDIPFVETLIPLYTDNPADKEQILSFSRAGKVPVLVDGETTVWDSLSIIEYIAERYPEVKLWPDDAAARAHARSVCAEMHSGFVALRSECGMNLHRPIRPVALSADAKANVARIEEIWRECRARHGARGPFLFGRFGAADAMYAPVVHRFRTYAIEVAPDTKAYMETMMALPAFQEWTREGLAETLVIAKFEDA; encoded by the coding sequence ATGGCTGCACTAAAACTTGCCATCGGCAACAAGAACTACTCGTCATGGTCGATGCGGCCCTGGCTCGCGCTGCGCGCCAACGACATCCCGTTCGTGGAGACCCTGATCCCGCTCTACACGGATAACCCCGCGGACAAGGAGCAGATCCTGTCCTTCAGCCGCGCCGGCAAGGTGCCCGTGCTGGTCGACGGCGAGACCACGGTGTGGGATTCGCTTAGCATCATCGAATACATCGCCGAGCGCTACCCGGAAGTGAAGCTGTGGCCCGATGATGCCGCGGCCCGCGCCCATGCCCGTTCGGTGTGCGCCGAGATGCATTCCGGCTTTGTCGCCTTGCGCAGCGAATGCGGCATGAACCTGCACCGGCCGATCCGCCCCGTGGCGCTGTCGGCCGATGCGAAGGCCAACGTTGCGCGCATCGAGGAGATCTGGCGCGAGTGCCGGGCGCGTCATGGTGCCAGGGGACCGTTCCTGTTCGGCCGCTTTGGCGCGGCGGACGCGATGTACGCGCCGGTCGTGCACCGCTTCCGCACCTACGCGATCGAGGTGGCACCGGATACCAAGGCCTACATGGAGACGATGATGGCGCTGCCGGCATTCCAGGAATGGACCCGCGAGGGGCTTGCCGAGACGCTTGTCATCGCGAAGTTCGAGGACGCGTAA
- a CDS encoding DUF599 domain-containing protein produces the protein MSRHWVDITAVGFFIVEWLVYALTLEHSAYGRDSLSARMNRYREVWVRRLLDRETRMVDMQIMASLQNGTAFFASTSLIALGGALALLHATNDAITILSKLPTDLSTSPAMWELKCVGLVLICVYAFFKFAWAYRLFNYVAILFGGMPPASQRDTPAAEAHVIRTTRLFESAGRHFNRGQRAFFFALGYLGWFVSPWVLFVTTAAVVIVTWRRQFASSAWSAMAPEMVDGETMRKRGH, from the coding sequence ATGAGCAGGCATTGGGTCGACATCACCGCCGTCGGCTTCTTCATCGTCGAATGGCTGGTCTATGCCCTGACCCTGGAACACTCGGCCTATGGCCGCGACAGCCTGTCGGCGCGCATGAACCGCTATCGCGAGGTCTGGGTGCGCCGGCTGCTCGACCGCGAGACGCGCATGGTCGACATGCAGATCATGGCCTCGCTCCAGAACGGCACCGCCTTCTTCGCCTCCACCAGCCTCATCGCACTCGGCGGCGCGCTGGCGCTGCTGCATGCGACCAACGACGCCATCACGATCCTGAGCAAGCTGCCGACCGACCTCAGCACCTCGCCCGCAATGTGGGAGCTGAAATGCGTCGGTCTCGTGCTGATCTGCGTCTACGCCTTCTTCAAGTTCGCCTGGGCCTATCGCCTGTTCAACTATGTCGCCATCCTGTTCGGCGGCATGCCGCCGGCATCCCAGCGCGACACGCCTGCGGCCGAAGCCCATGTCATCCGCACCACGCGCCTGTTCGAATCCGCCGGCCGTCATTTCAACCGCGGCCAGCGCGCCTTCTTCTTCGCGCTCGGCTATCTCGGCTGGTTCGTCAGCCCCTGGGTGCTGTTCGTGACCACGGCGGCCGTGGTGATCGTGACATGGCGCCGGCAATTCGCCTCGAGCGCATGGTCGGCGATGGCGCCGGAGATGGTGGATGGCGAGACGATGAGGAAGCGCGGTCATTGA
- a CDS encoding tyrosine-type recombinase/integrase yields the protein MDSSIIASPAGKRGRNSSVILTDRLCEKRVAKRTKFYDRKCPGLYVSITTAGVATFSFKFTDRQTGKQRTGWLGVYNPETFTVEDARSKVYGLKGMGGEALAETYRDQKAAKTKRGKTVAEIIDERIAWMKTLVKKPDGEMRPRLESWENTASHLDRFIRPRLGKKLAMEVTKHDIATLSNDIVGGKFGKPSVSNARHMRKAASGLFEWAAEAGRDYVTASPCVNLPKLDPEHPRTRVLSEDEIRTFWHGLDRADLPWDRKTRLALKLELVTMLRSRELLGAHRDELFDLDGEHPRFDVPLKRVKKRRVIQQPLSDLAVEITQEALTSDDQQYVFESPMYKGQPIHRKAMADALRGTKHEKNKDKTKTAGLCELLGLKPFTPHDLRRTAATLAGDLGFDDAWIAKCLDHAASKKAEVVVPTVTGKVYNHSKRMKEKRAVLDGVAAELRRIIGTPVVNAQKQERDKIAA from the coding sequence ATGGATAGTAGCATTATCGCCTCCCCTGCCGGCAAGCGCGGCCGCAACAGCAGTGTCATCCTGACCGACCGCCTGTGCGAGAAGCGAGTCGCCAAGCGGACCAAGTTCTACGACCGCAAGTGCCCTGGCCTCTATGTCAGCATCACGACCGCGGGCGTTGCGACCTTCTCCTTCAAGTTCACCGACAGGCAGACCGGCAAGCAGCGCACTGGCTGGCTCGGCGTCTACAATCCCGAGACCTTCACGGTCGAGGACGCTCGTAGCAAGGTCTACGGTCTCAAGGGCATGGGCGGCGAGGCACTCGCCGAGACCTACCGTGACCAGAAAGCTGCGAAGACGAAGCGCGGCAAGACCGTTGCCGAGATCATCGACGAGCGCATCGCGTGGATGAAAACGCTGGTCAAAAAGCCCGACGGCGAGATGCGGCCCCGGCTGGAGAGCTGGGAGAACACGGCAAGCCACCTCGACCGCTTCATTCGCCCCCGCCTGGGCAAGAAGTTGGCCATGGAGGTCACCAAGCACGACATCGCGACCCTGTCGAACGACATCGTCGGGGGCAAGTTCGGCAAGCCGTCGGTCAGCAACGCGCGCCACATGCGCAAGGCAGCTTCTGGTCTGTTCGAGTGGGCGGCGGAGGCAGGACGCGATTACGTAACGGCCAGTCCCTGCGTCAATTTGCCGAAGCTCGACCCTGAGCATCCCCGTACCCGGGTGCTCTCCGAGGACGAGATCAGGACCTTCTGGCATGGATTGGATCGCGCCGACCTGCCTTGGGACCGCAAGACCCGGCTCGCGCTCAAGCTCGAGCTCGTCACCATGCTGCGGTCACGAGAACTTCTTGGTGCGCACCGGGACGAGCTGTTTGACCTCGACGGCGAGCATCCGCGTTTCGACGTTCCCCTGAAGCGGGTCAAGAAGCGCCGGGTGATCCAGCAGCCTTTGTCTGATCTTGCGGTCGAGATCACCCAGGAAGCGCTGACCTCGGATGATCAGCAGTATGTTTTCGAGAGCCCCATGTACAAGGGCCAGCCGATCCACCGGAAAGCGATGGCCGACGCGCTGCGCGGGACAAAGCACGAGAAGAATAAGGACAAGACCAAGACCGCCGGGCTTTGCGAGCTGCTCGGTCTCAAGCCGTTCACGCCCCATGACCTGCGCCGGACGGCAGCGACCCTGGCTGGCGACCTCGGCTTCGACGACGCCTGGATCGCGAAGTGCCTCGATCACGCCGCGAGCAAGAAAGCCGAAGTCGTGGTGCCGACTGTCACCGGCAAGGTCTACAATCACTCCAAGCGGATGAAGGAGAAACGCGCGGTGCTGGACGGGGTCGCGGCCGAGCTGAGGCGGATCATTGGAACGCCTGTCGTGAACGCCCAGAAGCAGGAGCGCGACAAGATCGCCGCCTGA